The Bacillus carboniphilus genome contains a region encoding:
- a CDS encoding KinB-signaling pathway activation protein: MNSRNWVRLFLSTLLLGAVVTSIVGFIVKWNEYQPYFITGDFVEILFSLFWFVGVGFIFSLISQMGFFAYLTVHRFGLGIFKRNLWNWIQVMLILFVLFDLVYFRYAIFAETGEGFISYLVLAVAILIVGLIIAYIKSIQTNIGAFIPAVFFMVVVTTVEWVPALRVNEEGWLYFMLIPLLVCNAYQLLVLHKINQKSA; the protein is encoded by the coding sequence TTGAATAGTCGAAATTGGGTTCGTTTATTTTTATCAACGCTTTTACTGGGTGCCGTTGTGACTAGTATTGTTGGTTTTATTGTGAAATGGAATGAATATCAACCTTACTTTATAACGGGCGATTTTGTTGAAATTTTATTTTCCTTGTTTTGGTTTGTAGGGGTGGGGTTTATTTTCAGCCTTATAAGTCAAATGGGCTTTTTTGCATACTTAACGGTTCATAGATTTGGTTTAGGTATATTTAAAAGGAATTTATGGAATTGGATTCAAGTTATGTTAATATTATTTGTCTTATTTGATTTAGTTTATTTTCGCTATGCTATTTTCGCTGAGACAGGTGAAGGATTTATTTCATATTTAGTTCTTGCGGTTGCAATCTTAATTGTTGGATTGATTATTGCTTATATTAAAAGTATACAAACAAATATAGGTGCATTCATCCCAGCCGTGTTCTTTATGGTAGTAGTTACTACGGTTGAATGGGTACCAGCTCTAAGGGTAAATGAAGAGGGTTGGCTTTACTTTATGTTAATTCCACTATTGGTTTGTAACGCCTACCAACTGCTTGTTCTACACAAAATAAACCAAAAATCAGCTTAA
- the pdaB gene encoding polysaccharide deacetylase family sporulation protein PdaB: MNFFYVFHMKNFKNVLILMVIAFVTASLLYMQSTLSIPIFSTDQSQSPRAIYQGEEKSNNVSLTFNISWGDENALPILDTLEENQIKTATFFLSASWAERHPEIVQRIKEDGHEIGSMGYEYENYNKLTIEEIKKDLSLSKDVFDKLQIKNIELFRPPKGDFNKSVLQAADSFGYTTIHYSVNSQDIRNPGVNGIVESVTKPLKGGDIILLNASDDAKQTNDALPQIISLTKQKGLSFVTVSKLISNSEARSKEVNTSY; the protein is encoded by the coding sequence ATGAATTTCTTTTACGTTTTTCACATGAAAAATTTTAAAAATGTGCTTATTTTGATGGTCATTGCTTTTGTTACAGCTAGTTTACTTTACATGCAATCAACATTAAGCATCCCCATCTTCTCAACTGATCAATCGCAATCCCCAAGGGCTATATATCAAGGAGAAGAAAAGTCCAACAATGTCTCTCTTACCTTTAACATTTCCTGGGGAGATGAAAACGCATTGCCCATCTTAGATACTCTCGAAGAAAACCAGATTAAAACAGCTACCTTTTTTCTTTCAGCATCATGGGCAGAAAGACATCCAGAAATCGTCCAAAGAATTAAAGAGGACGGTCATGAAATTGGTTCAATGGGCTATGAATACGAAAATTACAATAAACTCACGATTGAAGAAATAAAAAAAGACTTATCTTTATCCAAAGACGTATTTGATAAATTACAAATAAAGAACATTGAACTATTCAGGCCGCCGAAGGGAGACTTCAACAAGTCTGTCTTACAAGCAGCTGATAGCTTTGGATATACAACTATTCATTATAGCGTTAATTCTCAAGATATCAGGAACCCTGGAGTTAATGGCATTGTTGAATCAGTAACTAAACCTCTAAAGGGAGGCGACATCATTTTATTAAATGCCTCTGATGATGCAAAGCAAACAAACGACGCATTACCTCAGATTATCAGCCTTACTAAACAAAAAGGCCTATCCTTTGTAACCGTAAGCAAACTAATTTCCAACAGCGAAGCACGTTCAAAAGAGGTGAACACCTCGTACTAA
- a CDS encoding Mrp/NBP35 family ATP-binding protein, protein MNEQKVRELLEGIEEPFLHKSLKELSAISEIKVKQEKNHVSVKVAIAETGTAEQMELQQKIVSVLKEAGADTVGLRFEELPEEMIQKYYQPQTEDSILSNESAPTFIAIASGKGGVGKSTVSVNLAVALARLGKKVGLVDADIYGFSVPDMMGITKRPVVRGERIIPVDRFGVKVISMGFFVEDNAPVVWRGPMLGKMITNFFQEVEWGDLDYLLLDLPPGTGDVALDVHGMLPSCKEIIVSTPHPTAAFVAARAGAMALKTNHELLGIVENMSYFQSKVSGQKEYVFGQGGGEKLAEELNIPLLGQIPLQQPDIREDDFAPSVYEEDHPIGQIYTEIANSVIKES, encoded by the coding sequence ATGAATGAACAAAAGGTGAGAGAACTACTAGAAGGGATCGAAGAACCTTTTTTACATAAGTCTTTAAAAGAATTGAGTGCAATCTCAGAAATCAAGGTGAAACAAGAAAAAAACCATGTAAGTGTGAAAGTTGCAATTGCTGAAACAGGAACAGCAGAACAAATGGAGCTGCAACAAAAAATCGTTTCGGTTTTAAAAGAGGCGGGCGCCGATACTGTAGGCTTACGTTTTGAAGAGCTTCCAGAAGAAATGATTCAAAAATATTATCAACCACAAACTGAAGACAGTATCCTATCAAATGAAAGCGCTCCAACTTTTATCGCTATTGCTAGTGGAAAGGGAGGGGTCGGGAAATCAACCGTTTCTGTTAACTTGGCCGTGGCCCTTGCTCGTTTAGGAAAAAAAGTTGGATTAGTTGATGCAGATATATATGGCTTTAGTGTTCCCGATATGATGGGGATCACGAAACGACCTGTCGTGAGGGGTGAAAGAATCATACCTGTTGACCGTTTTGGTGTCAAAGTGATCTCAATGGGCTTTTTTGTTGAAGATAATGCCCCCGTCGTATGGAGAGGTCCTATGCTTGGAAAAATGATCACCAATTTCTTTCAAGAGGTAGAGTGGGGAGACTTGGATTATTTACTATTAGATTTACCTCCAGGTACAGGTGATGTGGCATTAGATGTTCATGGAATGCTACCATCCTGTAAGGAAATCATTGTTTCAACCCCGCATCCTACTGCTGCATTTGTTGCTGCTAGAGCTGGAGCAATGGCGCTAAAAACGAATCACGAGCTTTTAGGAATTGTAGAAAATATGTCTTATTTCCAAAGTAAGGTTTCAGGACAGAAGGAGTATGTTTTCGGTCAAGGTGGAGGAGAAAAGTTAGCTGAAGAGTTAAATATTCCTTTATTAGGTCAAATTCCTCTTCAACAGCCAGATATAAGAGAGGATGACTTTGCTCCTTCGGTTTATGAAGAAGACCATCCTATCGGACAAATTTATACTGAGATCGCCAACAGCGTGATAAAAGAATCTTAG
- the cwlD gene encoding N-acetylmuramoyl-L-alanine amidase CwlD, translated as MNKKLIWLGLAVVFIGVLFFIKQQFSEDASWKSWNLPLSGKIIYIDAGHGGPDGGAVGGDLIEKDITLQIAKMLRDFLQEQGALVLMTREEDKDLADSNTSGYSSRKIEDLKNRVDMINESEAELFVSIHMNALPSKKWSGAQTFYHGKYEENIHLAKFVQDELRKSLENTTRTARPIEGVFIMKYTNKPGALVEAGFLSNPEEAKLLGEKQYQEKVAASIYRGILRYFTSEDAPPD; from the coding sequence GTGAATAAGAAACTTATATGGCTTGGCTTAGCTGTTGTTTTCATCGGAGTTTTATTTTTTATTAAACAACAGTTCTCTGAAGATGCTTCTTGGAAGTCTTGGAACCTTCCTCTTTCAGGGAAAATCATCTATATAGATGCTGGACATGGAGGTCCAGATGGTGGTGCCGTCGGAGGAGATTTAATAGAAAAAGATATCACCCTTCAAATTGCAAAAATGCTACGTGATTTTTTACAAGAGCAAGGGGCATTAGTCCTTATGACAAGAGAAGAGGATAAAGACTTAGCCGATTCAAATACAAGTGGCTATTCTTCACGTAAAATTGAAGACTTGAAAAATAGAGTGGACATGATAAATGAATCTGAGGCAGAACTATTTGTTAGCATTCACATGAATGCACTTCCTTCAAAAAAATGGAGCGGGGCACAAACATTTTACCATGGTAAATATGAAGAAAACATTCATCTTGCCAAATTTGTTCAAGATGAACTAAGAAAGAGCTTAGAGAACACAACTCGAACAGCAAGGCCGATAGAAGGGGTTTTTATTATGAAATATACGAATAAACCTGGCGCTTTAGTTGAAGCTGGATTTCTTTCTAATCCTGAAGAAGCAAAACTTCTGGGAGAAAAACAATATCAAGAAAAGGTAGCGGCATCTATATATAGAGGGATATTAAGGTATTTCACATCGGAAGATGCTCCACCAGACTAA
- the gerD gene encoding spore germination lipoprotein GerD: MMKNCLVLLTLFFFLTGCGGNEQSSGQMDYEETKKMVVDILKSDDGKAALEEMLADEKIKQNLIMDAETVKETVSTTLTSEEGKEFWTKVFEDTEFSKSFAESLQNEHENVIKKLMDDPTYQEKMLELLQNPEIESEMITTLKSQQFRSHIQEVITETLSSPLYKSTIEETLLKAAENMQSQEEGGGQSSGQEQSGGSSEGGGEQSESQQQ; encoded by the coding sequence ATGATGAAAAACTGTCTTGTACTCCTCACTCTATTTTTCTTTTTGACTGGTTGTGGAGGTAATGAGCAATCAAGTGGGCAAATGGATTATGAAGAAACTAAAAAAATGGTTGTCGATATACTTAAATCTGATGATGGAAAAGCAGCTTTAGAAGAAATGTTAGCTGATGAAAAAATCAAACAAAACCTAATTATGGATGCTGAAACCGTAAAAGAAACTGTTTCTACTACATTGACATCTGAGGAAGGGAAGGAATTTTGGACAAAAGTATTTGAAGATACCGAGTTTTCAAAGTCCTTTGCTGAAAGCTTGCAAAACGAGCACGAAAATGTCATAAAAAAACTAATGGATGATCCTACTTACCAAGAGAAGATGTTAGAGCTCCTTCAAAATCCAGAAATAGAAAGTGAAATGATAACAACCTTAAAAAGTCAGCAATTTCGCTCCCATATACAAGAAGTTATTACTGAAACACTTTCAAGTCCACTTTATAAATCGACGATTGAAGAAACATTATTAAAAGCGGCAGAAAATATGCAATCACAAGAAGAAGGGGGAGGCCAAAGTAGTGGGCAAGAACAGTCAGGTGGAAGTAGTGAAGGTGGCGGAGAACAATCTGAAAGTCAACAACAATAA
- the rfbD gene encoding dTDP-4-dehydrorhamnose reductase — translation MKVIITGGLGQLGTAVHKVFSERAMICHPLGKKELNITSMDQIIYYFNHYEPNMVVHCGAFTNVDGAESKKDQAYLINAIGTKNLAICCENYRIPLVYISTDYVFDGTSSTPYHEFDQPNPINEYGKSKLAGEEMVKQYCSSFYIIRTSWLYSYSHHNFLQTMLRLGKQREPINVVNDQIGSPTYTYDLAEKMVDIFNKEHYGTYHVANSGYCSWYEFAEEIFRIKGMDIRLNAVPTEDFPRDAKRPSFSKLDQMSLRLYKIPPSRHWKSALKSCLNH, via the coding sequence TTGAAAGTAATTATAACTGGTGGATTAGGACAACTAGGCACTGCTGTTCATAAAGTATTTTCGGAGAGGGCAATGATTTGTCACCCGTTAGGCAAGAAAGAGCTTAATATTACCTCGATGGATCAAATCATTTATTACTTCAATCACTATGAACCAAATATGGTTGTTCACTGTGGAGCTTTTACGAATGTGGATGGTGCCGAGAGTAAAAAAGACCAAGCCTACTTAATTAATGCGATCGGTACAAAAAACTTAGCCATATGCTGTGAAAATTATCGCATTCCACTCGTCTACATTAGTACAGATTATGTATTTGATGGAACATCAAGTACCCCTTATCACGAATTTGATCAACCTAACCCTATCAATGAATACGGAAAGTCTAAACTCGCTGGAGAAGAGATGGTCAAACAATATTGTTCTTCCTTTTATATTATTCGCACTTCGTGGCTATACAGTTATTCACACCATAACTTCTTACAAACAATGCTACGTTTAGGAAAGCAGCGAGAACCAATCAATGTTGTAAATGATCAAATTGGTTCCCCTACATATACCTATGATTTAGCAGAAAAAATGGTAGATATTTTTAATAAAGAACACTACGGAACTTACCATGTGGCCAATAGCGGGTATTGTTCATGGTATGAGTTTGCAGAGGAAATTTTTCGCATAAAGGGAATGGATATAAGACTAAATGCAGTACCAACAGAAGATTTTCCTAGGGACGCCAAGAGACCTTCTTTCTCTAAACTCGATCAAATGTCCTTGAGACTGTATAAAATCCCTCCAAGTCGTCATTGGAAATCTGCTTTAAAAAGCTGTCTAAATCACTAA
- a CDS encoding DUF2521 family protein, with protein MDVIINFNDKRLEHEGYIERKILKFISIHTLHKNISLSFAMFFHNNCIDSSIVQDGCVESGIDAFVLGVKCSRLSLFEDPVDVMEKRSKRDVVNLINSLHHFLLTWGLAKEIEGIEESLLFACQEYIQNAWLYGFDLGRKKRKLRQL; from the coding sequence ATGGACGTCATTATAAATTTCAATGATAAGAGGCTTGAGCATGAAGGATATATAGAACGAAAAATATTGAAGTTTATATCTATTCATACTCTTCATAAAAATATTTCCCTTTCATTCGCGATGTTTTTCCATAATAACTGTATCGATTCTTCGATTGTTCAAGATGGCTGTGTAGAATCGGGAATTGATGCGTTTGTTTTAGGTGTAAAATGTAGTCGATTATCCTTATTTGAAGACCCTGTAGACGTTATGGAAAAGAGATCTAAAAGAGATGTAGTTAATTTAATCAATAGTTTGCACCATTTTTTACTAACGTGGGGACTCGCAAAGGAAATAGAAGGGATTGAGGAATCGTTATTATTTGCTTGTCAAGAATATATTCAGAATGCATGGTTGTACGGTTTTGATTTAGGAAGAAAAAAAAGAAAGCTACGTCAATTATAA